The Calypte anna isolate BGI_N300 chromosome 1, bCalAnn1_v1.p, whole genome shotgun sequence region AGGGAAGGATGTGGTGGAGGACAAGGTGAAGCAGAGACAGGTcccaaaaaaggaagaggagataGCAGAGCCTGACCGGTTTGAAGAATGTGAGTCTTCCCATACCCagggggagggcaggcagggaggcgACCTCCCTCCCCGGGCTGGGGTCACAGGTTGTGTTGTTGGCAACCTGAAGCTCTGAAGTTGTTGAGGGAGGCACAAAGCCCAGTTTCCAAGAGAGGAtttgctgctgtgttgctgTGATCCAGCCAGCCTTGCAGAGCTTATTCTGCAGAGGTTTGCTGGCAGAATCAAGCTCCCTGAGCTGCCCAAGCAAAGTGAGCTCTGCTGGCATGGGAATTCCCTGGGGATGTGCAGGGTGACCTGGGCAGGAAGCCCAGGTACTGCAGGTCCTTTTTCCAGCCAGCATAACTAAACATAGACTAGGATGCTCGCCACCCTGATGATGCTCATTTgggctctgttttctttcattccaaGGTGACTggcaatttttaaatgttgagcAGAATTTTAAACTCTGGTGGACTTTGGCCTCCAGAGTATTCTGGAATGGCAAAAACCTGCCTAGCACCTCTCTATGCTTGAATCTTtaaggagtgtgtgtgtgtatgtgtgtgtgtgtgtgtgtgtacccCAGTCAGCCTTTTGCTAGCCAGGGCAGCACAAAGATGAACCACGCTAGAATAATATGTACAGAACAGGTGCTGTGGTCCCTGGTGTAGGGACACATACATGCTTTGTGTCCCTTAAAACTTGTCATAAGCAGAGTGTTGTCCTTGACACATCTGAAATAGCTGTGTACTTTGTACTGTGGCAACATTTGGACCAGCTGGCTGCAGGTCTGTGCTGTACAGCTGCTTCTAACCTTCTGTGCTGGGAGTGGGCATGGTGACACTGTGCGTCAACCAATGAACCTCATGGGCTTTAAGCAGGTTCTGTCTCCATCCACAGACTGCTTAAACTGCCAACAAGCAACAGACAGTTGTCTGTATAAAGAACACTAGAGAGTTACCATTCTTACAAGATAGGGAGCTGTGCGTAGATGGGCAGGGGGGACATTTCCCATTGCAGAAGGGACTAGTGAGGTATTTTGATGGCATGTGCAAGATGAATGTCACATGAGACATCACCCTTCCCCAAGTAGAGCTAAGAAACTGGGGGTTCAGTTTTAGACAGAAACaccttttcttgccttttttcgCTGAACCCTCTTCCTACAgtggtttttattgtttgtttgtttttggtttatttttttttatctgtcagTGGTGAACGAAATTCAGGAGAGGAGGGAGTTCCTGGCAGAGATGGAAGCTCTAGGACAGGGCAAGAAGTATCGAAGTATTGTCCTCACTGAAATCTCACAGGTACCTGAGCATCCTGGTGACACCAATTGTACACTGCACAGGGGGAATCCCTAGTGTCAGAAACCTGAAAGCAGAGTCTCCTCCAACACCTGAActgggaaggaggcagagaaCTGAGTGTTTCCCTTCATGGCATGGGGTGGGTGTGAATTTGGGGGACATGGCATCGAggttttcagcctttctttccATCCCAATCTGTACTTGGGGttggcaaaagaagaaaaaaaacaaaaatttgcCTGCATTCTTGCTGCTCAGCCTTTCCCCTTTGTACTTTGCAGAAAATACGTGAGATGGAGATCATTGACAAGAAGAGAAGTGAGGAAATGAAAGAGATCATGACAAAAGATTTCCCTGGTGGGAATAAATCTGATCCTCATGACTAGGCcacaggagaaaagagaaatgaaatttctttccagctcttttcTCAAGGGCTGGTCTGTGCTTTCGCCTGCAGAGGGGGCACCACCACCTGATGCCTGAAGCCAGAAGGCAAGAGCAATTTGTAtacagctggcagcagaaaagaagctgTTGTAAAATCCTGCCCACGCACCAGATCCCTTCTTGCTCGACGACgttaaagagaggaaaacacGCAGCAGCAGCTACCGAAGCATGAGGAAGCAGAACCTCCTTTTGCCTGTGCAGTGCCTCGGAGTAGCAGCAGTCCACCAATAAAAATGTCACTCCTTTCCATCCAGCCAGGCGTGGAGGTTTCTCATGACAAGTACGATGCATTGCAACCCACATCTGTGACCTGCTTCTGTCCCCAGGACTCTGGGAACCGCCGTGCTGGCAGACGGCAGGGAGGAAGATGGAGCTGCCTTGCACAAACACCAGCCCCTGGCATTGCTGCAGGTCAGTGTGAGCCCATGCATCAGCAAACTCTTGGGTGGCAGCTGGACTACTGGGCAGGCACTCAGGAATGCAGCTGCCCTGAGGCAAGGGAAAGGGGATTTCAGCTCAGTGCATGCTGCTCTTTgccccccatttttttttttttttaatgttcctgAAAGCATGGTATGCAGGATAGCCATCAGCTTCCCAGAGCCTGGAAATGGCTGTTCCCTCACCTCGTGCATGACCCCTACCTCTGTCCTCCAGCAGGCTGTAGCATGATGCCCTACTATTCCTGTGTAAATTCCAGCATGGTCTGCCCCCAGTTTCCTTAAGATCCCATTATCTGCTTCTCAGTAATACTCATCCAGCTGCTTCCCAAAGCCAGGCAGCATGCCCTGGCCCCAGGGCAGCATGAGTGCACCAAGGAATCAGAAACTTAAGCCAcggattgttttttaaatccaatgtttcttttatttctgttcaggTGAATGAAAGTCATGGAGTTAGTAGAATATAATTTACAAATTGGAGTTCTATCCAGGCACGGGGCCAAGGGGTGTCAGGCTGCAGTGATCCTGATGGCCTTTGGCAACATTGACATGACAGCAGGCTCTAAAGTGgatttctttctcctcagagAAAAGTTGTGCTTTGGgatctcccctctcccaccttTTCCCCCCATCAGCCTTGCTGGGGTACAGCAAGAGTGAGACGGTGtcaccagcacagggctggaTTTGTCACCTCCCAGCCATAGAGGCCATGCTGGGATTGAGGAGGGACTTGGGTCCCTCAGGTTTTGGGAAATGAGGACCCCTTTCCAGAATGCTGTGCCAGCCACCTTACAAGGCACTGCCTGGAGAGCATTTTGTCCAGCACCTGCTGGAAATTTAGAAGAGATTGCAGCCGGTTATGTCTAGTTTGCTAATGAGAAGGCATGAGAAACAGCTGACCAACCAAACACCCATGAAATTAATTCAGACTGATCCAAGAATTCAATAAATAGCTCCTCACCTTGGAGGAGAAGGTAGGAAACAAAAATTGAAGGAAGAAGGAATAGCTGGGAGAACATTGCTCCTTCCCCCCCATTCCCTTCTCCAATATATACACACGCACGCGCACACACACACGACAAATAAAATAAGGGgtttaaaaagttttaagatGGGTTTGAATTCATCTAGTAAATGAGGTGTAAAAAATAACCAGCCAACCCCTGCACACTTTTCAAGTCTACAGAAATGAAGCTGGGTAATGGTCAGTCGTGACCGCgcctctctccccagctgcttGAGGGTGGCACAGGTGGGCAGGGGCACAAGCTCAGTGCCCCTTGCTGGCACGGAGTCAGTCTTAAGCTTTTGTGCCCTTGCCTGGAAAAGGAAtgttcctccctccccctgaaaggcagcagagtCAGTGGGTGTTTAGCAGCAGTGGGAGGTAAGATGTCCTGAGTAGGGCACTTAAGCTAGGTCCTAGCAGCTGTGCACTGTCCCCTGGGGTCCTCTCGGCCCTGTAACAGAGcccacccagccctggctctcGAGGGAGGGGACAGCTCAAAATAAATAGGGcaccagtttgtttttttggctaTGGCTCTAGAGCCCTGGGATGTGGGAGTGTTTTCTTAACATTTTAGTTCAGGCCAGTAAACCCAAAGAATCCTAATTCTAATACCAGAGTTTTCTCCTGAAGTTAAAAATGGGACAGGAAAGGGACaagagctggcagggagggacAGGCAGGCCCAGTCCCCTCCTGGCAGAGGTTGGAGGCACGTGGAACTGTCACAGTTAGAGCGGGAGAAGGGACAGGGGGGGTGGTTAGTGCAAGTTTTCCCACAAACACCAAACTCCTTGGTTTGCTTCTCAGTTAACAGCACGCAATGGGGTAACGTATCCGAAAAGCGAATTTATCTTCTCCTTGCCTCATCAGTGAGGCTTCACGGAGGGGATGGGCAGGGCTCCTCCACAGCCTCAGAAAGGGGACCAATTTGTTTGCACTCCCCCGCTCTGGGCAGAGGGCTGGCGTTGcctcagggcagcagctctggtgcctgggatgggagctgggggggagaggcaaggggagcagagggagccaAGCCCCCTTCCTGGCAGGCATCCCAACCAGCTGCGGGAAGGTCAGGGCAGTTGGGTAGCACATCCCTCCCACTGCTGGTGTTCCCCTGCACTAGCTTTTCTCCTTGGGTGACTTGCTCTTGGAGTCATGCTTGTTGCCCAGCAGCTTAAGCACCTTCATGGGcttgaatttgcttttcttcttgctctcgGTCTCCGTCTCCTTGTGAAACTCTGGGGTTGCAAAGGGAGGTTGTTACTGCGGGATACGGGTGCTTTTACACACACACGTACACAGACACGACGACAGGCGCAGCGGGTGACAGCCACGAACCAAAGCCTGCCACTGTGTGAACAATTCTTTCTGTGACAACAGGGGCACGCAGCACAACTGTGCCCCAGATTTTTAATAGCCCTACAGGAGAGGCTCCAGAGTCACACAGAACAGATTCACTCGCTCCTTCTGCACACGGTGAGTAGCTTATTGTGCTGCCCCTCGTGGGGGTCAGCAGCGAAACCATCGCTCCAGAAATCTTCCTGACCGTTTCTTACCTTTCCTTTTAATCATGGCTTCCAACATTttatcctcctcctcttccctgaaAGAAGAAGTGGGAAATAGGTCAGCAATTCAGTCCCAAAACAGCTGCTGTATTGTTTAAGGCCAGAGAACCTCCTACTTATAAGCCATGGAGTGGCAGATCCATCACTGTCTTGTGAGCATGTGCTACCAGCAGGATAAATCCCACACGCTGTTAGTACTGCCCACTGTTTCCCACACAAGGCATTCAAAGAGACAAGGATTGGGAAGCCTGGGAAAGACGTCATCAACAGAAACATCTTGGGACACCCCTACAAGCAGCTTGTATGGTGCTGAGTCACTTGTATGGTCACTGAGAcacttttcccctctcccccagcctACCCCACTCCTCACTCACCTCTGCCGGTCCTCATCCAGGCAGTTCACAATGGCGTTCCTCTGCTCAATGATGGTCACCAGCTCCTGCATCAGCACCTTCTCTCTCCCACGGTCCTCGTCAGTCCAGTCCTTCTCTACTCAGCAAAACCCCAGGGAAAGACAGGCAATAAAATGGCTGAAGGAGCTCTGAAACTCAAAGCTTTTGGGGCAGAGATCCCCTAGCACGATCCCCTGCTACCCTGAGCCAAGCTGCAGGGCCAGTTGGATcactggtgctgcaggagggatCTGTAGGTGGCATCCCATGGGGACAAAAGGCTGGGGCAGCAATGAGATGGGGCAGCAGCTCTACAGCCAGCCGGTTGGGCTCATATCCCTTAAGGTCTGTCTCTTCACCTGAGAGCCACCTAGACAGAGGGGAGATGacaccagggaaaaaaaccagaggtAACTGCACCCAGAGTGATGCTTTACCTGGCTTGTTGAGGAGGCAACGCAGTTCATACTCCACATCCGACTGCCGCTGCTCCAGGTTCTGCTGCTTGAAGCTGCAAGGGAAGGGGACACTGCCAGGAACTACTGCAAGGcttcagagaggcagaaaatcATCCCAACGTATGGGGGGAGCTGAGAAAGAACCTCCAGGATGCTGAGCTCATCCTGTAATAGCCAAAGGACCAGGGAGCCAAATGCAGGGACCACCCCCAGCTGCTCAAGGCCTTCccacaggagatgctgcagggacTCTGGTCACTTGCAGCGGGGCAGTTCTAAGTGCATTTGGATACATTTGTCTGCTtgccctctttccctcccttctccaggcCAGGAGGCTATGTCAGGCTCTCCCCAGAAACACAATTTCAGGAAGGCTGAGACGGGGCTCCCCACAAGACCACCAGTGCCCCCGTAACATGCTTGCACACACTTACATGTAGATGAGCTCGGATTCATGGCGCACCAGCATGTGCTTCTCATGGATGAGTTTGAACCAGTCCACCAGCAGGCTgtcctcagggctgtctgccAAGCAAAGGGACAACTCAGAGCCATCCCCAGCCTTGCAGGATTCCATtgccctgcagcaggatggaCTCTGCCAGACCAAGAGAGGAGCACTAGGCTAGAGCCAACCTGACCTCAGCCTGTTCCTGAGCCCCAGAGAGGCTCTTCTTCCACCTGCTTCCACTCTAGGAACATCTCCATATCCAGGATATGGCTGTGACCATTCCTGAAGCCAAGCAcagctccttttgctttttcagccCCAGAATCATCAGGGAGAAAGTCACCACTTCTATCTCATTGGC contains the following coding sequences:
- the C1H22orf23 gene encoding UPF0193 protein EVG1 isoform X2, which encodes MALLIFHLWLLCGGDTLPLQCRPTSSKEPASAVPTFSPDVCQRCKLPDRPHLRPAKVCQAGDAYAREKFKPRAGRDLEKEKQRLQNILATGKDVVEDKVKQRQVPKKEEEIAEPDRFEELVNEIQERREFLAEMEALGQGKKYRSIVLTEISQKIREMEIIDKKRSEEMKEIMTKDFPGGNKSDPHD